The window GTACTCGGGCACCTGCAGCGGGGCGGGTCGCCCACGCCCTTCGACCGGATTCTGGGCAGCCGCTTCGGGGCGGCGGCCGTGAACCTGGTGATGGAAGGCCGCTTCGGGGAGATGGTCTGCCTGCGCACCCCGCATATCGCCTCTGTGCCGCTTGTAGAGGCGGTGGGCGAGATGCGGCGCGTGCCGTTGGGCAGCGACATGGTGCGCATGGCGCGCCAGATCGGGGTGTCTTTCGGAAACTAACGGCTGCGAAAGGGTTTGCGCTTCGGGCTGGCGAATCAGGTAACCCGACGGTACAGAAGAGATGACCGACTCCGGGGAGGAGAGGAAGAAGTCTTGCTTCCGAACATCGGCATCCCGGAATTGATCCTGATCCTGGCGGTGATCGTGGTAATCCTCGGGCCGGGCAAGTTGCCCGAACTGGGGAAGGCGCTTGGGCGGATGGTGAAGGAGTACCGGAAGGAGGCGAACCGCGGTCTGCCTCCGCCCAAGAGCCGGAGGGAGCTGCGGGAGGAACGGGAGAAAGCCGCGCGCGAGCAGGCGGCGGCCGCGGCCCGGGCAGCGGCACCTGACCCAAGTACCGACTACGTGGCCGACCCGGCACGGCGTGGGGTTTTCACCGGTGTGTTGCGGGTGTTCCAGCTCGTCTGGAAGATCTGGCGCTGGCGAAGAGGGCTTCCATAACCGCCAGTTAATAGGCTGACCGGTTGCTCCCGCCGGCCGACGTACATTTCGGCGGAGCTGGTGCAGGAAACGGCCGGTTTAAGGCGAAATCATATAAGATGACCAATCAGAGGCAAGAAAGGGGGGTGGCCGTTGCTTCCGAATATCGGCATACCCGAACTGATACTGATCCTGGTAGTGGCCCTGATTATCTTCGGACCCGGGAAGCTCCCCGAGGTGGGCAAGTCTTTGGGTAAGACCATCAGGGAGTTCCGCAAATCCACCCGCGACGAGCCTGAGGCAGTGCAGGAAGCCGTGGAAGTGAACAAGCAGCTGAAGGCCGGGGACGGTCGGCAGACGCCGGAAGCGACCACGCGTGAGGAACCGTCCGAGACAGCCAAAGGTTAGAGCAGACTCCGGACTCCGGGGAGTTCGGATCCGGATTCGCGGTGTCAGAAAAGTCAGGCGAGGGAAGTGCGGCAAGCAGGATTTTCCCCTTGCACGGCGAAACCCCAAGACTGTTGAAGCAATACTGTGAAAAGAGGGGCTGAGGGATAGTGCTTCCGAATATCGGCATACCCGAGCTGATCTTGATTCTGGCGTTGGCCCTCATTGTCTTCGGACCGGGCAAGCTGCCCGAGGTGGGAAAATCGCTGGGTAAGACGATCCGCGAGTTCCGGAAGTCGTCACGGGAAACCTTTGCCGACGTGACCGACAGCATCAAGGAAGTCAAAGAAGACGTGTACGAAGCAAAGCGGACCCTGGAAGTTACCAAGGAGGAAGAAGCGCCGAAGTCGGCGCAGAGCTAAGTTTTATCGGTTTAGGGCATCTTTCTCAACCCCTGGGATTAAGGAGAAGCTCCCTGGGGGTTGTTGTTTGACTGGAGGCATACCAGTTGGTTGACATTAGCGACAAGGAGATGAGCGTGGTCGAACACCTGCACGAATTGCGGCGTGTCTTTCTCGTGTCTATAGTCGCCGTTGTGGTGTTTGCTATCGCCTTTTTCTTTGCCCGGGATTTCTTCCTGGGGATAGTCAAGGAACCGGTCGCCAGTCTCGGTTACGACCTGCAATTCCTAGGTGTCACCGAGCCGGTGATGACCTATTTCCGGTTGTCCCTCTACCTGGGGTTCCTGGCCGCGCTGCCCATCATCCTGTGGCAGGTGTGGAGCTTCATTCTGCCGGCTCTCAAGCGGGATGAGCGTAAGTACTTCACCATTTTCGTGGTCCTGTCCTACCTGGCGTTTATCGGCGGGGTCGCCTTTTCCTTCTTCGTGGTGTACCGCCTGGGTGTACAGTTCCTGCTCCGGTTCGCCGGCGAAGAACTGATGCCAATGCTCACGCTGGCCAACTACGTGTCGTTCACCATTAAATTCACCCTGCCGTTCGGCCTGGTGGCCCAGTTGCCTCTGGCCGCCTACCTGCTGGCCAAGCTCGGGGTGGTCACCAGGGCGTTCATGATCAAAATTCGCAAGCATGCCCTGCTGGTCATCGTTATTGTCTCGGCGATGCTCACCCCGGCCGACCTGTTGACCTGCCTTTTGCTGGCCACCCCGATGTACAGCCTGTTCGAGTTATCCATCCTCATTGTCGGTATGGTGGAGAAGCGCAAGGCCAAAGCGCGGGAGAAGGCCGAGCGTGAGGCGGAGGCGGCCGAAACCGCATAGGGACGCTTGGCCAGACCCGCCGGGCGCGGGAGATACATCTGTTACGAGAGGGAGGCAGTTAGTTGAGGAGGAAGAAGATCAGCATCGTTGGGGCCGGGAACGTGGGTGCCACCTGCGCGCACTGGATCGCGGCCAAGGAACTGGGGGACATTGTCCTGCTGGATGTGGCGGAGGGGGTGCCCCAGGGGAAGGCGCTCGACCTGATGGAAGCGGCGCCGGTCGAGGGATTCGACTGTATGATCACCGGGACAAACGACTACCGCGACACGGCCGGCTCCGACGTCGCCGTGATCACGGCCGGGGTGGCCCGCAAGCCTGGGATGAGCCGGGACGACCTGGTAAGCATCAACGTCAAGATAGTGCGGCAGGCGGCGGCCGAGATCGCCCGGTACTCACCGGATGCGCTGATCATCGTGGTCACCAACCCCTTGGACGTGATGTGCTACGTGGCCTACAAGGCTTCGGGACTGCCCCGCGGGAAGGTGTTCGGGATGTCCGGAATCCTGGACGGGGCTCGGTTCCGCACCTTTGTGGCCCTGGAACTGGGGATCTCGTTCGAGGATGTGACCACCCTGGTGCTGGGCGGGCACGGCGACCATATGGTACCCTTGGTGCGGTACACTTACGCCGGGGCCATTCCGGTCGAGAAACTCATCCCCGCGGACCGGCTGGCGGAACTGGTGCAGCGCACCCGCCAGGGCGGCGCCGAGATTGTGGAGTTGTTGAAGACCGGCAGCGCCTACTACGCTCCGGGCGCGGCGATCACGCAAATGCTGGAGGCTGTCTTGAAGGACAAGAAGCGGATCCTGCCGTGCGCGGCCTACCTGGACGGCGAGTACGGCCACCGCGACATCTGCGCCGGCGTGCCCACCATCGTGGGGGCCGGAGGCATCGAGCGGATCATCGAACTCGAGCTGACTGCGGAAGAGCAGGCGGCCTTCGACCGTTCCGTGAGTGCGGTGCGCGGGGTGCTTAAAGGTTTGGACATCTAGGCGGGTTGCCGCTATGCCAGCTAGTTGCCGAGAGTGATGGTTTTAGTATCACTTGCCGATACTGGCAGGCGGGTATTGTCACTGATAACGCGTACCGTTAAGGGCAAAGTCACCGGGCCCGGTAGACTGGCCCCCAACAACAGAAAAGCCACCCCTGACCATGGGCCGGGTGGCTTTTCTTGTTAGCACTCCGTATTACTCGATGTTGATTGTCGTTCCGGACCTGGTTGGGCCGGTCTTGGGCAACC is drawn from Candidatus Desulforudis audaxviator MP104C and contains these coding sequences:
- the tatA gene encoding twin-arginine translocase TatA/TatE family subunit, translated to MLPNIGIPELILILALALIVFGPGKLPEVGKSLGKTIREFRKSSRETFADVTDSIKEVKEDVYEAKRTLEVTKEEEAPKSAQS
- a CDS encoding twin-arginine translocase TatA/TatE family subunit — encoded protein: MLPNIGIPELILILVVALIIFGPGKLPEVGKSLGKTIREFRKSTRDEPEAVQEAVEVNKQLKAGDGRQTPEATTREEPSETAKG
- the mdh gene encoding malate dehydrogenase, with translation MRRKKISIVGAGNVGATCAHWIAAKELGDIVLLDVAEGVPQGKALDLMEAAPVEGFDCMITGTNDYRDTAGSDVAVITAGVARKPGMSRDDLVSINVKIVRQAAAEIARYSPDALIIVVTNPLDVMCYVAYKASGLPRGKVFGMSGILDGARFRTFVALELGISFEDVTTLVLGGHGDHMVPLVRYTYAGAIPVEKLIPADRLAELVQRTRQGGAEIVELLKTGSAYYAPGAAITQMLEAVLKDKKRILPCAAYLDGEYGHRDICAGVPTIVGAGGIERIIELELTAEEQAAFDRSVSAVRGVLKGLDI
- the tatC gene encoding twin-arginine translocase subunit TatC, encoding MVDISDKEMSVVEHLHELRRVFLVSIVAVVVFAIAFFFARDFFLGIVKEPVASLGYDLQFLGVTEPVMTYFRLSLYLGFLAALPIILWQVWSFILPALKRDERKYFTIFVVLSYLAFIGGVAFSFFVVYRLGVQFLLRFAGEELMPMLTLANYVSFTIKFTLPFGLVAQLPLAAYLLAKLGVVTRAFMIKIRKHALLVIVIVSAMLTPADLLTCLLLATPMYSLFELSILIVGMVEKRKAKAREKAEREAEAAETA
- a CDS encoding twin-arginine translocase TatA/TatE family subunit; amino-acid sequence: MLPNIGIPELILILAVIVVILGPGKLPELGKALGRMVKEYRKEANRGLPPPKSRRELREEREKAAREQAAAAARAAAPDPSTDYVADPARRGVFTGVLRVFQLVWKIWRWRRGLP